A window of Bombina bombina isolate aBomBom1 chromosome 5, aBomBom1.pri, whole genome shotgun sequence genomic DNA:
AATCTGTCCTGCCACAGTCGCGTGAAATCTGCAGATGAGGCTATAGTTGTAAAAACTGCTGCCTCCCCAGGGTCATGTGCGGGAAATGGAGTtgaaaatattaaagtaaaaagTCCAGTTTTACAGTACGTTGAGGATGGTCAACACAAAGCATTATGTGCCAGAGGCAGTCCTGCAAAACCCAATGAGGAAGCAGAGAAAAGCAATTGCTcagcagagagtagggcacagagggAAAACACAAAAGGGGTAGATTCATCTAACTCCTTAACAGTAGTATTTGGTAGTCCTGGTCATCTAATCCCATCCTTACCAAAAGGAAAGCTGTCTATTTCACCTTATTCAAAAATAAGGAAATCTGTTATTTCTGAAAGTGAACAGTCTTTGAGTGTTGCACCCGTTAAAGCAAATTCCAGTGATATTCCTACAGTAGGAAGTGGACAGGTATGTGTACTTGACAACCCACAACGTTCTGAGGTAAAACCAGACTCTAACAATATAGATAAACATAACAGTTTGTTAGCCAAAAGAAGaggtagaaaaagaaaaaatcccAATGAAAGTGCAGCTTTACGAGCTAAAATGAAAGTTGTTGGAAACAAATTGTTAATGTGTAAAGATAAGGTAAAAATGCAAGTTTTAAACACTGATAAAAAAATAGTGTCTATAAAAAAATACAGAAGCATTATGCCAAAGCCTTTTATGAACTTGCAAGGCTTAGCCTCTATTGCCTCAGGAATGCCTATAGTACAAACTCAGACTACAGAAAGTGCATGTAGAAAGCTGCAAATGAGACCTAATCGCTGGAAGCCGTTTGAGGGTATGTCTGTGAAACAAAGTGTTGATAACAAATGTATGTCTTCAGTGATAAAGCCATTCCATAAATGTCATATATGTGATCACAAATTCCAGTTTAAACATCACCTGCAAGATCATTTGAACTCCCATACCAACCGAAGACCTTATCACTGCCGGCTGTGCCGTAAAGCATATGTGCACTCGGGAAGTCTCAGCACACACATGAAGCTTCACCACAGCGAGAGCCGGCTGAAGAAACTTATGTGCTGTGAGTTCTGTGCTAAGGTGTTTGGGCATATTAGAGTTTACTTTGGCCATCTCAAAGAAGTGCATAGGGTTATAATCAGCACAGAAACTACCACTATTCAGGTGGAGAAACAAGACACGACGACTAAGATAAAAGAAGAGAAAACCTCAATAGGAAGGTAAATTGgtcaattttgtgtaatttaatcatTTCTCTATTCTATTGCAGATAAGAACATTCAAATGTTATTAAAGGTAGTTTTGCATTTTTCCATCTGAAAAGAGGGCACACCAATCATTTCTTGGTATAGACTGCTCTTTAGCTGATCAAGATAACTGCCATAGTTCAATTGGTTGACTGGCATGACTCCACAAGCAttaaataaagtgtagttttattaaAGATAAGAACATGCCCACTTTtagataaaacaaataaaggggcgtTTAAGTCAAACCCAACAGAATTACAACAGGTTTCCGTTCTAatttataaagcaaaaatgattctagaaaAATGCTGTTCATTGATCGCAAGCCAGCAGAACATTATTCTGTGCTTGACTTCAGATTGTTCTTTATATCATTTTATACAAcaatctaagccactgcagactgccccttatctcagtgctttttacaatcttgcattttaactggttcttgcataaccattatcattctccatgggaatgagcacaatgttatgtatttggcacacatgaactagcactgtcaagctgctgtgcaagatttaaaaggcactgagataagtaTGGGCTACTGGGGTTTAGAAACAGGTAAACGTATAGGTtacaaagtatattcatataacaatgttggttatgcaaagctggagaatgggcagTAAAAGCGTTatcagtttaaacaataaaaaaaaatcaagtagactgtcctgttAAGTCAGGATGCTTTATTTTAACGTCCCACTGGTTGTTCGACAAATGCTTAGAAATCTTTATTCATTATATTTTCTGTATTGCTCTGGGGATTCTCGCTGCTTTAcacatgatgatgatgataataatcttAAAATTGGTTAACAACAATAGCACCTACTACATTGTACTCACGTGTAGAGATCCCAAGATGTCCCTGGGGTTCAGTGTGTACAGCACTTTAACTGAAGTTCAAGCAGTCGGTATTATCAGTGTACCTTGCCTCTTAGAGGTCTCATccaggacctgatattcaaaacctcgtcggcatggagagaaatcatgcaaaatctttgggatttttttagaccttgtattgaaaTTTAGAAGCCTCTgtcataaagaacactacatagcaacaaaaacatttctcaagataaaatttgtgtttctaaaaaaattTTAAGAGCCTTGCCATACTGACGAGGCTTCTTAGATCATCTTGCTTgagcggcaaggttttgaatatcagtctCCCAGTGTTACAGAGTCCCGGTCCATGTGCCTTGGGCATGATGAGTTTTTAGTTCTATGTTTGGAACCTCCTTATACAGCATAGTCTTTTTTCAATCTCTTAGATAGTATGCAAAAGCATACTGCATATGCATACTGTCTCTCCAGAAGTTAACATTTTGTGGTACTGTTTTTTCAGAGATGTTTtctgtaaaggtgtgtgtgtgtgtatatgtgatatatatttCAATAAGGAAGGAAAGCACTAACTGGACTTTGTTCCCATAAAAAATAGTTTTTGTTACAGCATTAAAATTCCATAACATTTCGGGGACCgtccggtccctttgtcaaatggcacTCAAGTTCAAACACCCAGTATACCCCAACACCATTCCCACATCCCTTATATGCCCCACTACTCATTAATCACAACAATACTTACCAACCCATCCATTAAAAGCTTCACACGTATGATGTGTCATGACTGTCAATAATGATGTGAAAGCATATCCCAATTTGACTGATGGAGAATTGAAAGCTATTCAAAGCCTAAAAAATGACAACATCATCTTACGCCCCGCCGATAAAGACCGTGGTATTGTTGTAACGGATTACTTACAATATAGGAATTAAGCTTTACGCTAATTATCAGACACTTCAACATACATTAAATTAAGAGGTAATCCTACTCAAGCATTCAAAAGGAACATTGATCAGTACCTGAGATCTGCATGTGAAGCAGGATATATTGATGACACTCAGCTAGCATATTTAACCACTGATTTCCCTAAGATACCATTCTTATACTTATTACCAAAAGTACACAAGACCTTAATTAACCCCCCTGGGAGACTCATTGTCTCTGCCAGGGACTCCCTCTTTTCAAATGTAATGAaatttgtagattatttttttcaaCCAGTCGTTAAGCACACTGACTCGTATCTTAAGGATACCCCTAGCCTTATTACTATATTGAAGTCAGCTGAGTGAGGGAGACATGTTGGTCACCACGGACGTGGACagcctgtacacctccatccctcatgatGGTGGAGTGCAGGCTGTCCGGTCAATGGTCACTAATTCTGAACATTATGCATGTCCACCTATTGAATTCTTAATAGAATTAATGTCATTCtgtc
This region includes:
- the ZNF438 gene encoding zinc finger protein 438, which gives rise to MRHAQEICAGKAASPDDQKFSAGTMQCRKSVSNKSHFRTIAPKLVPKVVSSCSASCYPPSLPDVAVSGINTKPLIMPTQNYALMKVAGHEGTFSLVTLSQVNPPVVTPVNQSSSKPLQENTKLPIPRYQSTKNKRLFDKTAKLNSLNVTHKIKSEKPVTHTTSDSQSENIPKLDSTEKVNLSCHSRVKSADEAIVVKTAASPGSCAGNGVENIKVKSPVLQYVEDGQHKALCARGSPAKPNEEAEKSNCSAESRAQRENTKGVDSSNSLTVVFGSPGHLIPSLPKGKLSISPYSKIRKSVISESEQSLSVAPVKANSSDIPTVGSGQVCVLDNPQRSEVKPDSNNIDKHNSLLAKRRGRKRKNPNESAALRAKMKVVGNKLLMCKDKVKMQVLNTDKKIVSIKKYRSIMPKPFMNLQGLASIASGMPIVQTQTTESACRKLQMRPNRWKPFEGMSVKQSVDNKCMSSVIKPFHKCHICDHKFQFKHHLQDHLNSHTNRRPYHCRLCRKAYVHSGSLSTHMKLHHSESRLKKLMCCEFCAKVFGHIRVYFGHLKEVHRVIISTETTTIQVEKQDTTTKIKEEKTSIGRRENNSNNEDNSIYEQMDEIKLQIKCGRCQAITPTFSDMKLHLFCEHGEEFQDRLQEGILEIRRGTQEEVVKHATHYWKLLSERQNITCSSCDEKFLGSSKLRKHTCTAHQDHNKLQGSDFTQTEFVGEDTKQKDNLSVTNPEVQLCCGSHLNCILCKQEFKLKEELLSHWCHFHNCENPSLLWTVFNSFVKNDKSY